The Meriones unguiculatus strain TT.TT164.6M chromosome 6, Bangor_MerUng_6.1, whole genome shotgun sequence genome has a window encoding:
- the Hmgcr gene encoding 3-hydroxy-3-methylglutaryl-Coenzyme A reductase isoform X2 — translation MLSRLFRMHGLFVASHPWEVIVGTVTLTICMMSMNMFTGNNKICGWNYECPKFEEDVLSSDIIILTITRCIAILYIYFQFQNLRQLGSKYILGIAGLFTIFSSFVFSTVVIHFLDKELTGLNEALPFFLLLIDLSRASALAKFALSSNSQDEVRENIARGMAILGPTFTLDALVECLVIGVGTMSGVRQLEIMCCFGCMSVLANYFVFMTFFPACVSLVLELSRESREGRPIWQLSHFARVLEEEENKPNPVTQRVKMIMSLGLVLVHAHSRWIADPSPQNSTAEQSKVSLGLDEDVSKRIEPSVSLWQFYLSKMISMDIEQVITLSLAFLLAVKYIFFEQAETESTLSLKNPITSPVVTPKKAQDNCCRREPLLARRSQKLSSVEEELGVNQDRKAEVIKPLVAEAETSGRATFVLGASVVSPALAPGAQEPGIELPSEPRPNEECLQILENAEKGAKFLSDAEIIQLVSAKHIPAYKLESLMETHERGVSIRRQLLSAKLAEPSSLQHLPYRGYNYSLVMGACCENVIGYMPIPVGVAGPLCLDGKEYQVPMATTEGCLVASTNRGCRAISLGGGASSRVLADGMTRGPVVRLPRACDSAEVKAWLETSEGFAVIKEAFDSTSRFARLQKLHVTMAGRNLYIRFQSKTGDAMGMNMISKGTEKALLKLQEFFPEMQILAVSGNYCTDKKPAAINWIEGRGKTVVCEAVIPAKVVREVLKTTTEAMIDVNINKNLVGSAMAGSIGGYNAHAANIVTAIYIACGQDAAQNVGSSNCITLMEASGPTNEDLYISCTMPSIEIGTVGGGTNLLPQQACLQMLGVQGACKDNPGENARQLARIVCGTVMAGELSLMAALAAGHLVRSHMVHNRSKINLQDLQGTCTKKAA, via the exons ATGTTGTCAAGACTATTCCGTATGCATGGCCTCTTTGTGGCCTCCCATCCCTGGGAGGTTATTGTGGGGACAGTGACACTCACCATCTGCATGATGTCTATGAACATGTTTACTGGCAACAACAAGATCTGTGGCTGGAATTATGAGTGCCCAAAATTTGAAGAG GACGTCCTGAGCAGTGACATCATCATCCTCACGATAACACGGTGCATCGCCATCCTATACATTTACTTCCAGTTCCAGAACTTACGTCAGCTTGGGTCGAAATATATTTTGG GTATTGCTGGCCTGTTCACAATTTTCTCAAGTTTTGTCTTTAGTACAGTCGTCATTCACTTCCTAGACAAAGAATTGACAGGCTTAAA tgaagCTTTGCCCTTCTTCCTGCTTTTGATTGACCTTTCTAGAGCAAGTGCATTAGCAAAGTTTGCCCTGAGTTCAAACTCACAG GATGAAGTAAGGGAAAATATAGCTCGTGGAATGGCCATTCTGGGCCCCACATTCACTCTGGATGCTCTCGTGGAATGTCTTGTAATTGGAGTTGGCACCATGTCAG GGGTGCGTCAGCTTGAGATCATGTGCTGCTTTGGCTGCATGTCTGTGCTTGCCAACTACTTCGTGTTCATGACGTTTTTCCCAGCTTGTGTGTCCCTGGTTCTAGAG CTTTCTCGGGAAAGCCGTGAGGGTCGTCCAATTTGGCAGCTCAGCCATTTTGCCCGAGTtttagaagaagaagagaataaaCCAAACCCTGTAACGCAAAGGGTCAAGATGATTATG TCTTTAGGCTTGGTTCTTGTTCACGCTCACAGTCGCTGGATAGCTGATCCTTCTCCTCAGAACAGTACAGCAGAACAGTCTAAGGTTTCCTTGGGACTGGATGAAGATGTGTCCAAGAGAATTGAACCAAGTGTTTCTCTCTGGCAGTTTTATCTGTCCAA gatgatcagcATGGACATCGAACAAGTGATTACCCTGAGTTTAGCTTTCCTGTTGGCTGTCAAGTACATTTTCTTTGAGCAAGCTGAGACAGAATCGACACTCTCATTAAAAAATCCTATCACATCTCCTGTGGTGACTCCAAAGAAAGCTCAAGACAACTGTTGTAGACGGGAGCCTCTGCTTGcgagaaggagccagaagcttTCATCGGTGGAGGAGGAGCTGGGAGTGAACCAAGATAGAAAAG CTGAGGTTATAAAACCATTAGTGGCAGAAGCAGAGACTTCAGGCAGAGCTACGTTTGTGCTTGGTGCCTCTGTAGTGAGCCCTGCACTGGCGCCGGGGGCGCAGGAGCCTGGAATTGAGCTCCCCAGCGAGCCTCGGCCTAATGAAGAATGTCTGCAGATCTTGGAGAATGCAGAG aaaggtGCAAAGTTCCTTAGTGATGCAGAGATCATCCAGCTGGTCAGTGCTAAGCACATCCCGGCTTACAAGTTGGAATCGCTGATGGAAACTCACGAGCGTGGTGTGTCCATTCGCCGGCAGCTCCTCTCCGCAAAGCTTGCCGAGCCGTCTTCCCTACAGCACCTGCCTTACAGAGGCTACAACTACTCCTTG GTGATGGGCGCCTGCTGCGAGAATGtgattggatatatgcctatccCTGTTGGAGTGGCAGGGCCCCTGTGCCTGGATGGGAAAGAGTACCAGGTTCCAATGGCAACAACTGAAGGCTGTCTTGTGGCCAGCACTAACCGAGGCTGCCGAGCGATAAGT TTGGGTGGAGGTGCCAGCAGCCGGGTCCTTGCGGATGGGATGACCCGAGGCCCAGTGGTGCGTCTTCCTCGTGCCTGTGACTCTGCAGAAGTGAAGGCATGGCTTGAAACATCGGAAGGGTTCGCAGTGATAAAGGAAGCCTTTGATAGCACCAGCAG ATTTGCACGTCTGCAGAAACTTCATGTGACAATGGCAGGACGCAACCTCTATATCCGTTTCCAGTCCAAGACGGGGGATGCCATGGGGATGAACATGATTTCCAAG GGTACGGAGAAAGCACTTCTGAAGCTTCAAGAGTTCTTTCCTGAAATGCAGATTCTGGCAGTTAGTGGTAACTATTGCACTGACAAGAAACCTGCTGCCATAAACTGGATTGAAGGAAGAGGCAAGACTGTGGTTTGTGAAGCTGTCATTCCAGCCAAGGTGGTGAGAGAA GTGCTAAAGACAACGACAGAGGCTATGATTGACGTAAACATTAACAAGAATCTTGTGGGCTCTGCCATGGCTGGGAGCATAGGTGGCTACAACGCCCATGCAGCAAACATCGTCACTGCTATCTACATCGCATGTGGCCAG GATGCAGCACAGAATGTGGGTAGCTCAAACTGTATTACTTTAATGGAAGCAAGCGGTCCCACGAATGAAGACCTGTATATCAGCTGCACCATGCCCTCTATAGAGATAGGGACCGTGGGTGGTGGGaccaacctcctgcctcagcaagcCTGTCTGCAG ATGCTAGGTGTTCAAGGAGCGTGCAAAGACAATCCTGGAGAAAATGCACGGCAGCTTGCCCGGATTGTGTGTGGCACTGTTATGGCCGGGGAGTTGTCCTTGATGGCAGCGTTGGCAGCAGGGCATCTTGTCAGGAGTCACATGGTTCACAACAG ATCAAAGATAAATTTACAAGATCTGCAAGGAACGTGCACCAAGAAGGCAGCTTGA
- the Hmgcr gene encoding 3-hydroxy-3-methylglutaryl-Coenzyme A reductase isoform X1 — MGSKDRVATMLSRLFRMHGLFVASHPWEVIVGTVTLTICMMSMNMFTGNNKICGWNYECPKFEEDVLSSDIIILTITRCIAILYIYFQFQNLRQLGSKYILGIAGLFTIFSSFVFSTVVIHFLDKELTGLNEALPFFLLLIDLSRASALAKFALSSNSQDEVRENIARGMAILGPTFTLDALVECLVIGVGTMSGVRQLEIMCCFGCMSVLANYFVFMTFFPACVSLVLELSRESREGRPIWQLSHFARVLEEEENKPNPVTQRVKMIMSLGLVLVHAHSRWIADPSPQNSTAEQSKVSLGLDEDVSKRIEPSVSLWQFYLSKMISMDIEQVITLSLAFLLAVKYIFFEQAETESTLSLKNPITSPVVTPKKAQDNCCRREPLLARRSQKLSSVEEELGVNQDRKAEVIKPLVAEAETSGRATFVLGASVVSPALAPGAQEPGIELPSEPRPNEECLQILENAEKGAKFLSDAEIIQLVSAKHIPAYKLESLMETHERGVSIRRQLLSAKLAEPSSLQHLPYRGYNYSLVMGACCENVIGYMPIPVGVAGPLCLDGKEYQVPMATTEGCLVASTNRGCRAISLGGGASSRVLADGMTRGPVVRLPRACDSAEVKAWLETSEGFAVIKEAFDSTSRFARLQKLHVTMAGRNLYIRFQSKTGDAMGMNMISKGTEKALLKLQEFFPEMQILAVSGNYCTDKKPAAINWIEGRGKTVVCEAVIPAKVVREVLKTTTEAMIDVNINKNLVGSAMAGSIGGYNAHAANIVTAIYIACGQDAAQNVGSSNCITLMEASGPTNEDLYISCTMPSIEIGTVGGGTNLLPQQACLQMLGVQGACKDNPGENARQLARIVCGTVMAGELSLMAALAAGHLVRSHMVHNRSKINLQDLQGTCTKKAA, encoded by the exons ATGG GATCCAAGGACCGGGTAGCTACAATGTTGTCAAGACTATTCCGTATGCATGGCCTCTTTGTGGCCTCCCATCCCTGGGAGGTTATTGTGGGGACAGTGACACTCACCATCTGCATGATGTCTATGAACATGTTTACTGGCAACAACAAGATCTGTGGCTGGAATTATGAGTGCCCAAAATTTGAAGAG GACGTCCTGAGCAGTGACATCATCATCCTCACGATAACACGGTGCATCGCCATCCTATACATTTACTTCCAGTTCCAGAACTTACGTCAGCTTGGGTCGAAATATATTTTGG GTATTGCTGGCCTGTTCACAATTTTCTCAAGTTTTGTCTTTAGTACAGTCGTCATTCACTTCCTAGACAAAGAATTGACAGGCTTAAA tgaagCTTTGCCCTTCTTCCTGCTTTTGATTGACCTTTCTAGAGCAAGTGCATTAGCAAAGTTTGCCCTGAGTTCAAACTCACAG GATGAAGTAAGGGAAAATATAGCTCGTGGAATGGCCATTCTGGGCCCCACATTCACTCTGGATGCTCTCGTGGAATGTCTTGTAATTGGAGTTGGCACCATGTCAG GGGTGCGTCAGCTTGAGATCATGTGCTGCTTTGGCTGCATGTCTGTGCTTGCCAACTACTTCGTGTTCATGACGTTTTTCCCAGCTTGTGTGTCCCTGGTTCTAGAG CTTTCTCGGGAAAGCCGTGAGGGTCGTCCAATTTGGCAGCTCAGCCATTTTGCCCGAGTtttagaagaagaagagaataaaCCAAACCCTGTAACGCAAAGGGTCAAGATGATTATG TCTTTAGGCTTGGTTCTTGTTCACGCTCACAGTCGCTGGATAGCTGATCCTTCTCCTCAGAACAGTACAGCAGAACAGTCTAAGGTTTCCTTGGGACTGGATGAAGATGTGTCCAAGAGAATTGAACCAAGTGTTTCTCTCTGGCAGTTTTATCTGTCCAA gatgatcagcATGGACATCGAACAAGTGATTACCCTGAGTTTAGCTTTCCTGTTGGCTGTCAAGTACATTTTCTTTGAGCAAGCTGAGACAGAATCGACACTCTCATTAAAAAATCCTATCACATCTCCTGTGGTGACTCCAAAGAAAGCTCAAGACAACTGTTGTAGACGGGAGCCTCTGCTTGcgagaaggagccagaagcttTCATCGGTGGAGGAGGAGCTGGGAGTGAACCAAGATAGAAAAG CTGAGGTTATAAAACCATTAGTGGCAGAAGCAGAGACTTCAGGCAGAGCTACGTTTGTGCTTGGTGCCTCTGTAGTGAGCCCTGCACTGGCGCCGGGGGCGCAGGAGCCTGGAATTGAGCTCCCCAGCGAGCCTCGGCCTAATGAAGAATGTCTGCAGATCTTGGAGAATGCAGAG aaaggtGCAAAGTTCCTTAGTGATGCAGAGATCATCCAGCTGGTCAGTGCTAAGCACATCCCGGCTTACAAGTTGGAATCGCTGATGGAAACTCACGAGCGTGGTGTGTCCATTCGCCGGCAGCTCCTCTCCGCAAAGCTTGCCGAGCCGTCTTCCCTACAGCACCTGCCTTACAGAGGCTACAACTACTCCTTG GTGATGGGCGCCTGCTGCGAGAATGtgattggatatatgcctatccCTGTTGGAGTGGCAGGGCCCCTGTGCCTGGATGGGAAAGAGTACCAGGTTCCAATGGCAACAACTGAAGGCTGTCTTGTGGCCAGCACTAACCGAGGCTGCCGAGCGATAAGT TTGGGTGGAGGTGCCAGCAGCCGGGTCCTTGCGGATGGGATGACCCGAGGCCCAGTGGTGCGTCTTCCTCGTGCCTGTGACTCTGCAGAAGTGAAGGCATGGCTTGAAACATCGGAAGGGTTCGCAGTGATAAAGGAAGCCTTTGATAGCACCAGCAG ATTTGCACGTCTGCAGAAACTTCATGTGACAATGGCAGGACGCAACCTCTATATCCGTTTCCAGTCCAAGACGGGGGATGCCATGGGGATGAACATGATTTCCAAG GGTACGGAGAAAGCACTTCTGAAGCTTCAAGAGTTCTTTCCTGAAATGCAGATTCTGGCAGTTAGTGGTAACTATTGCACTGACAAGAAACCTGCTGCCATAAACTGGATTGAAGGAAGAGGCAAGACTGTGGTTTGTGAAGCTGTCATTCCAGCCAAGGTGGTGAGAGAA GTGCTAAAGACAACGACAGAGGCTATGATTGACGTAAACATTAACAAGAATCTTGTGGGCTCTGCCATGGCTGGGAGCATAGGTGGCTACAACGCCCATGCAGCAAACATCGTCACTGCTATCTACATCGCATGTGGCCAG GATGCAGCACAGAATGTGGGTAGCTCAAACTGTATTACTTTAATGGAAGCAAGCGGTCCCACGAATGAAGACCTGTATATCAGCTGCACCATGCCCTCTATAGAGATAGGGACCGTGGGTGGTGGGaccaacctcctgcctcagcaagcCTGTCTGCAG ATGCTAGGTGTTCAAGGAGCGTGCAAAGACAATCCTGGAGAAAATGCACGGCAGCTTGCCCGGATTGTGTGTGGCACTGTTATGGCCGGGGAGTTGTCCTTGATGGCAGCGTTGGCAGCAGGGCATCTTGTCAGGAGTCACATGGTTCACAACAG ATCAAAGATAAATTTACAAGATCTGCAAGGAACGTGCACCAAGAAGGCAGCTTGA